The Oncorhynchus tshawytscha isolate Ot180627B unplaced genomic scaffold, Otsh_v2.0 Un_contig_2046_pilon_pilon, whole genome shotgun sequence genome window below encodes:
- the LOC121844540 gene encoding golgin subfamily A member 6-like protein 22 has product MRGMCKEEDYAFLGEKGKSHKETDTLGEDWKEDKVERVRRRRERVQQEQDRIRDLEESRKEKEQLWRHHVAELASTQEQRLRERLARLRRFRDFQRSVLAEEMSLQTDSESSQALDQLLTRI; this is encoded by the exons ATGAGAGGGATGTGTAAGGAGGAGGACTATGCGTTCctgggagagaaggggaaaagCCACAAGGAGACAGACACGCTGGGAGAAGACTGGAAGGAAGACAAAGTGGAGAGG GTGCGGCGGCGTCGGGAGCGAGTGCAGCAGGAGCAGGACAGAATCCGAGACCTGGAGGAGAGTaggaag gaaaaGGAGCAGCTGTGGCGTCATCATGTAGCAGAGTTGGCCTCCACTCAGGAACAAAGACTCAGAGAAAGACTGGCACGACTCCGTCGCTTCagg gaCTTCCAGAGGAGTGTGCTAGCAGAGGAGATGTCCCTCCAGACAGACTCTGAGTCCAGCCAAGCCCTGGACCAGCTGCTTACCAGGATCTAG